In Methanofastidiosum sp., the following proteins share a genomic window:
- a CDS encoding S8 family serine peptidase, whose translation MCKKISIIIMAIVILSVAPVFGESQNFPDIKDFKIDISRNKNTDNYSEIIGNKARLSIILKDSAVGMEGNISKSDDTPKWKIDISNVLEKHGCYIELNYGKVWQALVPLDSINKVRNLDFVERVEDISYPIVQAVFVNIEGVRYIKAGNPGSCDIAVIDLQFENWNVNEIVSPYVVETKDFTGTGFTNPGEGSHGVACAEIIVATLPGVKLHLYKVYTPAQLEAAVIWAKQNNVRIISHSVGWFNYSFYDGTGTINEIANRAVDSGIVWVNSAGNSAKNHYYGVGFTDIDGDGLMEFPSGAEYLPVYLYEGQSYSFYMNWNNYANTIGKDLDLYLVLLGDGTVSSSINDQQSGAFLSPTEKISYTPLVSGWYGIAIDNWTYSATGNYFIPLGIHIFSTSAEIGNFTGLPNDRVSAMSLTDPATAEKVITVGATYWNPSSYGLEDFSSRGPTSDGRQKPDVIGPDGTSSLVYGFSSGNRNLDRNLGRSFFGTSASAPYVAGVAGYILSRHPGYSPSMVKRGITMGATSLGYSKYEQGWGLVNGIGGESTVRLKAMPQILKILEKNKEKKNN comes from the coding sequence ATGTGTAAAAAGATATCAATCATAATAATGGCCATAGTTATATTATCTGTAGCTCCAGTATTTGGAGAAAGTCAAAACTTTCCTGATATAAAAGACTTTAAAATCGATATTAGTAGAAACAAGAATACAGATAATTATTCTGAGATAATCGGAAATAAAGCTAGGCTTTCAATAATCCTAAAAGATTCAGCGGTGGGCATGGAAGGAAATATTTCTAAATCTGACGATACACCAAAATGGAAAATTGATATTTCAAATGTACTTGAGAAACACGGCTGCTATATCGAGCTTAATTACGGAAAAGTATGGCAAGCTTTAGTTCCTTTAGATAGCATCAATAAAGTTAGAAACTTAGATTTTGTAGAAAGAGTGGAGGACATAAGTTATCCTATAGTTCAAGCTGTTTTTGTGAATATAGAAGGTGTAAGGTATATCAAAGCGGGCAATCCTGGGTCATGTGATATAGCCGTCATTGACTTGCAATTTGAGAACTGGAATGTAAATGAGATTGTTTCGCCTTATGTAGTTGAAACTAAGGATTTTACTGGAACGGGATTCACTAACCCCGGAGAAGGTTCTCATGGGGTAGCATGTGCAGAAATTATTGTGGCAACTTTACCTGGAGTAAAGCTTCATCTTTACAAGGTGTATACCCCAGCTCAATTAGAAGCAGCTGTAATTTGGGCAAAACAGAACAATGTCCGGATAATCTCTCACTCAGTAGGTTGGTTTAATTATAGTTTTTACGATGGCACTGGTACAATTAATGAAATCGCTAATAGGGCTGTAGATTCTGGAATTGTTTGGGTAAACTCTGCAGGTAACTCTGCAAAAAATCATTATTACGGAGTCGGTTTCACAGATATTGATGGCGATGGACTTATGGAGTTTCCATCAGGTGCAGAGTATCTCCCAGTCTACCTGTATGAAGGGCAAAGCTATTCTTTTTATATGAATTGGAACAACTATGCCAATACAATTGGAAAGGACTTAGATCTATACCTTGTTCTCTTAGGAGATGGGACTGTTAGTTCATCTATTAATGATCAACAAAGCGGTGCATTTCTTTCCCCAACGGAAAAAATCAGTTACACTCCTTTGGTATCTGGCTGGTATGGGATAGCCATTGATAACTGGACATATTCCGCTACAGGGAATTATTTTATTCCTTTGGGCATCCACATTTTTAGCACCAGTGCGGAAATAGGAAACTTCACTGGATTGCCAAACGATAGGGTTTCTGCAATGAGCCTCACTGACCCCGCTACCGCAGAGAAAGTTATTACTGTGGGCGCAACATATTGGAACCCTTCTAGCTATGGTCTTGAAGATTTCAGTTCTAGAGGGCCAACTTCAGATGGAAGGCAAAAACCTGATGTTATTGGGCCAGATGGAACTTCAAGTCTTGTCTACGGATTTTCAAGTGGAAATAGAAATTTAGATCGTAATTTAGGTAGAAGCTTCTTTGGGACTTCCGCATCTGCACCGTATGTTGCAGGTGTTGCGGGATACATCTTATCAAGGCATCCAGGGTACAGTCCATCAATGGTAAAAAGAGGAATAACAATGGGCGCAACAAGCCTTGGCTATTCTAAATACGAACAGGGATGGGGGCTTGTTAACGGGATAGGTGGAGAGTCTACTGTAAGACTAAAAGCTATGCCACAAATATTAAAAATTCTAGAAAAGAATAAAGAAAAGAAAAATAATTAG
- a CDS encoding DEAD/DEAH box helicase family protein, with product MSLELRQWQIEAYEKFIENDCRGIIKVATGKGKTRFAIHCIQELKKIQENLRTCIVVPTIDLMHQWRKELISQGVHFHEIGFYYGEEKQADRNIVIFVQNSASTYLNDVHFFNSFNFMIADECHHYGTTNANEIFKNNIPFRLGLSATPERHNDPDGTKRIEDGIGPIIYKRSHFDDPDEVPPLIINSIFVELMPKELDEHEKLTTNINDLNYRIEKITRGRIKRIHKDYLEKIQKLAKSEESKGHKEANILMGLWTKRLDILYKATNKKPLIKKLVDMELDNKIIIFNERIDFCEDLKEMLEIAYGHIPDFKVFMLHSKLSGRDWILSQFNKASRGVLIAPRLIDEGVDVPDASTAIISAFSGSPRQTIQRFGRILRNSPGKDLATIYYLVIDDIEEKKYFYVLKKSDYLDLAKRGEWLTYKNGKLNKNPFYKMPINKDTESYNETSRDQSFEQIDKFDEEDLDKKYILYIELKEKEPNFKGSKYRKSIYETILNFIETNQLDLSNKEGNENTFDYLTKLTDPKYPVHNFSPELYNFLKEELLKNNLKPYYGHFQNEGLDELLDNPEEDESRSEEYDGRGFDKEGIHKITKTKYDEYGYDKNWIDKKGFDWKGIHVETGTKYDLEGYDKEEYDRYGFNKENKHKHTKESYDSLYKSREQCIEDEEKLLREYNLKKNNQ from the coding sequence ATGTCCTTAGAATTAAGGCAATGGCAAATTGAAGCATATGAAAAATTTATTGAAAATGATTGTCGGGGCATAATCAAAGTTGCAACAGGAAAAGGTAAAACACGATTTGCCATACATTGTATTCAAGAATTGAAGAAAATACAAGAAAACTTAAGGACATGCATTGTTGTTCCTACAATTGATTTGATGCACCAATGGAGAAAGGAACTTATAAGTCAAGGAGTCCATTTTCACGAAATAGGATTTTATTACGGCGAAGAGAAACAAGCAGATAGGAATATAGTTATTTTTGTTCAAAATTCTGCATCTACTTATCTTAATGATGTGCATTTTTTTAATAGTTTTAATTTCATGATAGCAGACGAGTGCCACCATTACGGAACAACAAATGCAAATGAAATTTTTAAAAATAATATCCCTTTTAGATTAGGACTTAGTGCAACGCCTGAAAGACATAACGATCCTGACGGAACAAAAAGAATTGAAGATGGTATTGGTCCAATTATCTACAAAAGAAGTCATTTTGATGACCCGGATGAAGTTCCGCCTTTGATTATTAATAGTATATTTGTAGAATTAATGCCTAAAGAATTAGATGAGCATGAGAAATTAACTACAAATATTAATGATCTTAATTATAGAATTGAAAAAATAACTAGAGGTAGAATAAAAAGAATCCATAAAGATTATTTGGAGAAAATACAGAAACTTGCAAAATCTGAAGAATCTAAAGGGCATAAAGAAGCAAATATATTGATGGGATTGTGGACAAAAAGGCTGGACATCTTATACAAAGCGACGAACAAGAAGCCTTTGATAAAAAAATTAGTTGATATGGAATTAGATAATAAAATTATAATATTCAATGAAAGAATTGATTTTTGTGAAGATCTAAAAGAAATGCTTGAAATCGCTTATGGCCATATACCTGATTTTAAGGTATTTATGCTTCATAGCAAATTAAGTGGCCGGGATTGGATTCTAAGTCAATTTAATAAGGCAAGTAGAGGTGTATTGATAGCCCCAAGATTGATAGATGAGGGGGTTGATGTTCCTGATGCATCCACTGCCATAATTTCTGCGTTCTCCGGATCACCTCGACAAACAATTCAAAGATTTGGGAGGATACTGCGCAACTCTCCAGGTAAGGATTTGGCAACTATATATTATTTAGTTATCGATGACATAGAAGAAAAAAAATATTTTTATGTATTAAAAAAATCTGATTATCTTGATCTTGCCAAAAGAGGCGAGTGGCTAACTTATAAAAATGGAAAACTAAATAAAAATCCTTTTTATAAGATGCCAATAAACAAGGACACCGAAAGTTATAACGAAACATCTAGAGACCAATCTTTCGAACAGATAGATAAATTTGATGAAGAAGACTTAGACAAAAAATATATTTTGTATATAGAATTAAAAGAAAAGGAACCTAACTTTAAAGGTAGTAAATATCGAAAAAGTATATACGAAACTATTCTAAATTTTATTGAAACTAATCAGCTTGATTTGTCTAACAAAGAGGGGAACGAAAATACATTTGATTACTTAACAAAACTTACTGATCCAAAGTATCCAGTGCACAATTTTTCTCCGGAACTATATAATTTTTTAAAAGAGGAATTATTGAAAAATAATCTTAAACCATACTATGGTCATTTTCAGAATGAAGGATTAGATGAATTATTGGATAATCCAGAAGAGGATGAAAGCAGATCTGAGGAGTATGATGGCCGGGGATTTGATAAAGAAGGAATTCATAAAATAACAAAAACAAAATATGATGAATATGGTTACGATAAGAATTGGATAGATAAAAAAGGTTTTGATTGGAAGGGCATTCATGTAGAAACAGGAACAAAATATGATCTAGAAGGATATGACAAAGAAGAGTATGATAGATACGGTTTCAATAAAGAAAATAAGCATAAACATACTAAGGAAAGTTATGACTCGTTATATAAATCAAGAGAACAATGTATTGAAGATGAAGAGAAACTATTACGAGAGTATAATCTAAAAAAGAATAATCAATAG
- a CDS encoding type II toxin-antitoxin system RelE/ParE family toxin: MVRVIYSKEFEQDVKKVRDKAVKERMIKQVEKILKNPEIGKPLRYNLKGERSVYVSPYRLVYALVDDKIFLLRFRHREDVYE, encoded by the coding sequence ATGGTAAGGGTAATCTATTCTAAGGAATTTGAGCAGGACGTCAAAAAGGTCCGTGATAAGGCCGTAAAAGAGCGAATGATAAAACAAGTTGAGAAGATCTTGAAAAATCCCGAGATTGGAAAGCCCCTTCGATATAATCTAAAAGGTGAAAGATCAGTTTACGTTTCTCCATATAGATTGGTATATGCCTTAGTGGATGACAAGATATTTCTTCTAAGATTTAGGCATAGAGAGGATGTTTACGAGTGA
- a CDS encoding AbrB/MazE/SpoVT family DNA-binding domain-containing protein produces the protein MTTTTVNSKEEFTRVSSKGQIVIPKDIRDNLNIQEGDLLAAVSEENFIILKKIDPKITEEEKILLKRIKEAWDSIDRGDYKEMEGSELLKEMKKW, from the coding sequence ATGACTACAACTACCGTAAACTCCAAGGAAGAGTTCACCCGTGTAAGCTCTAAAGGCCAGATTGTCATCCCCAAGGACATCAGAGATAATCTAAACATCCAGGAAGGGGATCTGTTGGCTGCAGTTTCTGAAGAGAACTTTATCATCTTGAAAAAAATCGACCCAAAAATTACTGAAGAGGAGAAAATACTCCTCAAGAGAATCAAAGAGGCCTGGGACAGCATAGATAGGGGCGATTACAAAGAGATGGAAGGAAGCGAACTCTTAAAGGAAATGAAGAAATGGTAA
- a CDS encoding DUF4411 family protein, which produces MDKYVVDTSALISAKDYYPPDNFSSFWDYLHRLNLDNKLIILKKVKEELAEGNDYLSNTFFRGKIITDDEDQETIENLRFIVNRLEEDNKGGFQKWLIGADPYIVAYAYKLKKQFANGVILLTGEEEKGNIIKIPFVCRKFDIPFGKIPKLITEERINFSLIK; this is translated from the coding sequence TTGGATAAATACGTGGTAGACACCTCAGCTTTGATATCTGCAAAAGATTATTATCCGCCCGATAATTTTTCTAGTTTTTGGGATTATTTGCATAGACTGAATCTTGATAATAAATTGATTATTCTAAAAAAAGTAAAAGAAGAGCTAGCCGAAGGTAACGATTATCTTAGCAATACTTTTTTTCGGGGTAAAATAATTACAGATGACGAAGATCAAGAAACTATCGAAAATCTAAGATTCATTGTTAACAGATTAGAAGAGGACAATAAAGGCGGATTTCAAAAATGGCTAATAGGAGCAGACCCCTATATCGTAGCTTATGCGTATAAATTAAAAAAGCAATTTGCCAATGGAGTCATATTGCTCACAGGTGAGGAAGAAAAGGGAAATATTATCAAGATTCCTTTTGTATGCCGTAAGTTTGATATACCTTTTGGGAAGATACCAAAATTAATTACTGAAGAAAGAATTAATTTTTCCTTGATTAAATAA
- a CDS encoding ImmA/IrrE family metallo-endopeptidase has protein sequence MGESFNIEINPKTLAYAIDNSGYTPEELADSIKSRFKVKYFDNEYLMNILKGAISPKYTDLKKIDSFLKRGVPYYFLSNPPKDRLFVKFRNKYPDFKLSPSLEIKLRKYELLREDIKDLCNLENIPFERTLSIYTLDDNPIEVAHELRNILSFDNIDVKNLESKDVFKSIREKIEDKLIFVFKDDLEFLRGCIFIGDNLPTLILVNSTEDKNGEIFTLLHEFAHFLLNNEEIDVDISKYETDPKVEKWCNSFSYHFMMKDEDESKEKFIGKTKEKLLDSSYLTHLSDKYKISKLAFVYRFYLLKLISSEDYHNYTNRFPYKQKRTSGKSGGGNYYLTLKTRLSNKFTSLVYRNYITGNISTYEAFNYLHVKDHARMNDLVEV, from the coding sequence ATGGGAGAATCCTTTAATATAGAAATAAATCCAAAAACACTGGCTTATGCAATAGATAATTCAGGGTACACTCCAGAAGAGCTAGCGGATAGCATAAAATCAAGATTTAAAGTTAAATATTTCGATAATGAATACTTAATGAATATATTAAAAGGTGCAATATCTCCTAAATATACTGACTTAAAAAAAATCGACTCTTTTCTCAAAAGAGGAGTTCCGTATTACTTTTTATCTAATCCCCCAAAAGATAGGTTATTCGTCAAATTTAGAAATAAATACCCCGACTTTAAACTTTCGCCAAGCTTAGAAATCAAATTAAGAAAGTATGAGCTTCTTAGAGAGGACATAAAAGATCTATGTAATCTAGAAAACATTCCTTTTGAGAGAACTCTTTCTATTTACACTTTAGACGATAATCCCATAGAAGTTGCACATGAACTCAGAAATATATTAAGCTTTGATAATATAGATGTAAAAAATCTAGAGTCAAAAGACGTATTTAAGAGTATAAGAGAAAAAATTGAAGATAAATTAATTTTTGTTTTTAAGGATGATTTGGAATTCTTAAGAGGTTGTATTTTTATTGGAGATAATTTACCTACTTTGATATTAGTCAACTCAACAGAAGACAAGAATGGGGAAATTTTTACTTTACTGCATGAATTTGCTCATTTTCTACTAAATAACGAAGAAATCGACGTTGACATCTCAAAATATGAAACTGACCCAAAAGTTGAAAAATGGTGCAATAGTTTTTCTTATCATTTCATGATGAAAGATGAAGATGAATCAAAAGAAAAATTTATTGGTAAAACTAAGGAGAAACTATTAGATAGTTCTTATTTAACCCACTTATCTGATAAGTATAAGATTAGTAAGCTGGCCTTTGTTTACAGATTCTATTTACTCAAGCTAATTTCGTCAGAAGACTATCATAATTATACAAATAGATTCCCCTATAAACAGAAAAGAACTTCTGGCAAAAGCGGGGGAGGAAATTATTATCTCACCTTAAAAACACGATTAAGCAATAAGTTTACCTCATTAGTTTACAGAAATTATATCACAGGAAATATTTCAACTTATGAAGCGTTTAATTATTTGCATGTCAAAGATCATGCAAGAATGAATGATTTAGTAGAGGTGTAG